The DNA sequence TGCCACCGCATCTGCGGAACCACCGCGGCAGGCAGCTACGCGCCGGACTTGACCCATTTGATGAGCCGCGCGACGCTCGCCTCGGGGATGATCCCCAACGACCCGGAAGGAAAACGCCTTCACGATTGGATCGTCGACCCGCAGAAGATCAAGCCCGGCTGCTTGATGCCGGCCTTTGGCTTGAGCGCCACTCAAATCGACTCGATCGTGAACTACTTGCGAACGCTGCGGTGAAATGGCTGTTGTCGAACAAGAACGAGTTGCGATGGCGCCCCAGAACTCCTGGACCGGCGTGCTGCACGAGTGGGTCACCACCGTCGACCACAAGAAGATCGGCATCATGTACGTGTTGATGGCGGTCGTCTTCCTGATCGTCGCGGGGTGCGAAGCGATCTTTATGCGATGGCAACTGTTTTATCCCCACAACACCGTCCTGGGACCAGACACGTTCAATCAGCTATTCACGATCCACGGCACCACGATGGTGTTCTTCATGGGGATGCCGATTCTGATCGGGATCGGCAATTATCTCGTGCCGTTGATGATCGGGGCTCGCGACATGGCCTTTCCGCGATTGAACGCGATGGGGTTCTGGGCGACGTTGTTCGGCGGCGTGCTCGTTTATCTCAGCTTCATCACGGGGGGCGCCCCGGCGATCGGCTGGTTCGCCTTGGCGCCGCTCACCGAGCGCACCTTCGCCCGCAGCGCCGCCACCGACATGTGGGCGCTGGGGCTGGTCGTGAGCGGGATCGGCACGATCGGCGGCGGGGTGAATTTCATCGCGACCATTCTGGGGATGCGCGCCCCCGGCATGGAGCTGCGCAAAGTGCCGTTCTTCGTGTGGACGATGCTTTGGACCTCCGTGCAGATCATCATCGCCCTGCCACCTTTGACCGCCGCGCTGGTGATGGTGCTGCTCGATAGGAGCTTGGGCGCACATTTCTTCGATCCGCAGAGCGGCGGCTCGGCGCTACTATATCAGCACATGTTCTGGTTCTTCGGGCATCCTGAGGTTTACATCCTGATCTTGCCGGCCTTCGGGATGATCTCGGAGGTGATCCCGGTCTTTTCGCGGAAGGTGCTCTTTGGCTACGAGTTCATGGCCGCCGCCACCGCGGCCATCGCATTCATCAGCCTCGGAGTCTGGGCGCATCACATGTTCACGGTGGGCATGACTCGCTGGCAGAATCTGTTCTTCGTGGTGACGACGCTGCTCGTTTCGGTGCCGACGGGGCTCAAGTTTTTTAACTGGCTGGCCACGATGTATGGCGGCCGGATTTCGTTGGCCTCCCCGATGCTGTTTGCCTGCGGCTTTCTCTCGATGTTTCTGATCGGCGGTTTGACGGGCATCATGCTGGCGACCGCCCCGCTGGATTTTCAGCTCAACGATAGTTACTTCGTGATCGGCCATTTCCACTGGGTTTTGATCGGCGGCACCGTGTTTTCGGTTTTCGCCGGCATTCACTATTGGTATCCCAAGGTGACCGGCCGGATGCTTTCCGAGCGGCTGGCCCGATGGCAATTCTGGTTGCTGCTGATCGGCTTCTTCGTGACCTTCGGGCCGATGCACATTTCGGGGATGCTCGGCATGCCGCGGCGGATTTTCACTTACGAATCAGACCGAGGCTGGGACATTTGGAATCAAATCTCCACGGTTGGCGCGCTGATTCAAGTTCCGAGCTTCGCGATCTTCGCCGTCAATCTGCTGTGGTCGCTGCGCCACGGCAAGCCCGCGGGCCAGGATCCTTGGGATGCCTGGACGCTGGAATGGTCCACCACGTCGCCGCCCCCGCCGTATAACTTCGAGGAGATTCCGATCGTGCGCAGCCGGCGGCCGCTGTGGGACTTGAAGCACCCCGATGATCCGGATTGGAAATATGAGTGAAGCTCTCGAAATCCGTCGTGCCGCGCTCTCGCCTCAACAATGGGGCATGCTGAGTTTCTTGTTCTCGGAAGTGGCGTTCTTCAGCACGCTGATCGTCGCGTACGTCGCCTTCATGGGAACGGATCAATCCGGACCCACGCCGGCGGTGCTGTCGCTACCGCTGGTGATCTGCACGACGATCTGTTTGCTATCGAGCAGTGGAACGGTGCATCTCGCGGAGAAGCGTTTGCGAGCGGGCGCTCGTGGGGCGTTCATCGTCTGGTGGTTCGTCACGATCGTGCTCGGCGCGCTTTTTCTGTTGGGAACGGCGTTGGAATGGCGCGAGTTGATTAGCGAGCACCATTTAACGATCGGCCGCAACCTATTCGGCTCGACATACTTCACGCTCGTCGGGTTTCACGCCTTGCACGTGACGGCCGGGGTGATCGCGATGCTCATCGTTTTGGGGCTCGCACTCCGCGGCGCGGTGACGGCGGAGAATCAGACGGGCGTCGAGTTGATCTCTTGGTATTGGCATTTTGTGGATGGCGTTTGGGTCGTCGTGTTCAGCGTGGTCTATCTAATCGGACGGTGAGACTGTGGAAGACGATCGGCAGCCAATCTCGAATCCGCATGCACCCGACGACCGCGGCGCTGTGGAAATGCCAAAGGCCACCGCCGCGCCATTGGTGCTGGCTTTGGGCATCGTGCTTCTAGCCGCGGGGGTCGTGCTGGGAACGGCGATGACCATGGTCGGCGGCGCGCTTCTTTTCATTGGCTTGGGCGCGTGGATCGCAAACCTCCTGCCGGGGCGCGGCCATTTTTCTGAAGCCTTTGTCGAATCCGAGGAGCGTGCCCGTGCGGTTCAAAGCACAGCCGGCATGGTCGAGCGAATGGCGACCGGTATGCCGGGCCGTCGCGCACAATTGCCAGACAGGGTGCACCCAATTTCCGCTGGCGTCAAAGGAGGCATCGTCGGCGGGCTGGTCATGCCCCTGCCCGCGTTAATCTACGGAGCGATAAGCGGACATGGAATCTGGTATTCGGTGAACCTACTGGCCGGAATGGCGCTGCCGGGGATCGATAAGATGAGCGTCAGCGAACTCGATCAGTTTAACCTCGCTTTTCTAATCACGGGGATTTTCATTCACGCTGCCACGTCGATCGTAGTGGGCCTCGCCTACGGCGTGCTGCTGCCGACGTTGCCGCACATCGCCAAACCGATCGCCTGGGGCGGCCTGCTGATGCCCGTGCTTTGGACCGCCGCGAGCTTCTTCGGGATGCTGGCTGTCAGCCGCGCGCTTTACCGTGGAATCGACTGGCCGTCGTTTATCTTCTCGCAGTTTATCTTCGGCGTCGTCGCCGCGCTGGTCATCATGCGGGCGCGGCGGCTCAGCGGACTGGCGGCCGGAATCCTCGCGGGAGTCGTCGGCGGATCGTTGATGCTCATCCCGGCGGTGTCGTGGGGATGGCTCACCGGCCACGGGATTTGGTATCCGGCGAATCTGTTGGCGGCGATGGTTGTCCCGCAGATCGGCCAAGCGCCGCTCGCCGATCTCGAGCAGTTTCATCAGGATTGGCTGATGTATGCAGTCGCGATTCACGTTGTGATGTCGATCGCGTTTGGCATCGTCTACGGCCTGCTGTTGCCAAAGCTGCCGGAGATTCCCGCGGCGATGTCGTGGGGCGGACTGCTGATGCCCGTTCTGTGGACGGCGGCGAGTTATAGCCTGATGGACGTCGTCAATCCGGTCTTGCGGCAGCGCGTCGATTGGCCGTGGTTCGTCGTCTCGCAGTTTGTGTTTGGAATCGTCGCGTCGATCGTCGTCGAGCGATCCGAGGAGATAATAGTTCCGCCCGCGGGGCATGGGACAGCCAATGTAGTAGGCACACTCCGTGTGCCGTAGCCGCCACGGCGCACGGAGCGTGCCTGCTACTTTCATCGCGGCTTCGCCACGCCGATCCCGTAAATGACAGTTGTGTTCCGGAGAGCGACAGTGATTTCAACGCTGAGGGCAAATCGCGAAACGATACGACGGGCGCTCGACCGCCGATGCGTGTGCCTCGTCGTCTGGCTCTGGTTGCTCTCGGCCGCCGGCTGCGATTTTCCGGGAAGGCCGAATCCGGCCGATCGGCCCGTGCCGCCCGAGAAGGTCTTGGATTTCAGCACGCTATTCCAACAGAACTGCGCCGGCTGTCACGGGGCCAAGGGCGAATTCGGCCCAGCGCCGCCTCTCAACAGCAAACTATTCCGCGCGCTCGTGACCGAAAGCGAACTCGAGCGAGTTATCAGCGAAGGCCGTCCTGGCACACCGATGCCTCCTTTCGCTCGCTCCAGCGGTGGGAGCCTTACAGCGGCACAGATCAGGGTGCTGGTATTCGAGATTAGGGGGATCTATTACAAGGCGGTTACAGACGCGGCATCGGGAACGACGACGATCAAATCGGCTGTCGATTCGCAGGCCATCAAGCCGGCATGGGGCTCACCCAATCCCTATTTCGCCCCGGCAAACGCACCGTCCTATTCGGCGTTCGCCATTAGACCGCCTCGGACGACCGAAACTTTTGAGAAGATCCGGGCGACGACTTTCGTCCGCGCGTGCGCCGGATGCCATGGCAGCCGCGGCCAAGGGGGTGAAACGGCCGGAGCCATCAATGATCCGGCGCTGTTGAGTCTGGCCAGCGATCAGTTGCTGCGGCGCTTGGTGATCACGGGGCGGTCCGATTTGGGCATGCCCGATTACGCCGGCACGAGCGGCCGATCGCCCGATTTCCAGCCGTTGAGTTCC is a window from the Pirellulales bacterium genome containing:
- a CDS encoding heme-copper oxidase subunit III, encoding MSEALEIRRAALSPQQWGMLSFLFSEVAFFSTLIVAYVAFMGTDQSGPTPAVLSLPLVICTTICLLSSSGTVHLAEKRLRAGARGAFIVWWFVTIVLGALFLLGTALEWRELISEHHLTIGRNLFGSTYFTLVGFHALHVTAGVIAMLIVLGLALRGAVTAENQTGVELISWYWHFVDGVWVVVFSVVYLIGR
- a CDS encoding c-type cytochrome → MCLVVWLWLLSAAGCDFPGRPNPADRPVPPEKVLDFSTLFQQNCAGCHGAKGEFGPAPPLNSKLFRALVTESELERVISEGRPGTPMPPFARSSGGSLTAAQIRVLVFEIRGIYYKAVTDAASGTTTIKSAVDSQAIKPAWGSPNPYFAPANAPSYSAFAIRPPRTTETFEKIRATTFVRACAGCHGSRGQGGETAGAINDPALLSLASDQLLRRLVITGRSDLGMPDYAGTSGRSPDFQPLSSAEIADLVDLLGYWRQVGATADAGKQPLGATNSFRGPNQKRAPDGKSS
- the ctaD gene encoding cytochrome c oxidase subunit I → MAVVEQERVAMAPQNSWTGVLHEWVTTVDHKKIGIMYVLMAVVFLIVAGCEAIFMRWQLFYPHNTVLGPDTFNQLFTIHGTTMVFFMGMPILIGIGNYLVPLMIGARDMAFPRLNAMGFWATLFGGVLVYLSFITGGAPAIGWFALAPLTERTFARSAATDMWALGLVVSGIGTIGGGVNFIATILGMRAPGMELRKVPFFVWTMLWTSVQIIIALPPLTAALVMVLLDRSLGAHFFDPQSGGSALLYQHMFWFFGHPEVYILILPAFGMISEVIPVFSRKVLFGYEFMAAATAAIAFISLGVWAHHMFTVGMTRWQNLFFVVTTLLVSVPTGLKFFNWLATMYGGRISLASPMLFACGFLSMFLIGGLTGIMLATAPLDFQLNDSYFVIGHFHWVLIGGTVFSVFAGIHYWYPKVTGRMLSERLARWQFWLLLIGFFVTFGPMHISGMLGMPRRIFTYESDRGWDIWNQISTVGALIQVPSFAIFAVNLLWSLRHGKPAGQDPWDAWTLEWSTTSPPPPYNFEEIPIVRSRRPLWDLKHPDDPDWKYE